One genomic region from Sulfurimonas sp. encodes:
- a CDS encoding type II secretion system F family protein — MKYYVATILTKGKREEIPLYAKDKKEANDYAKLKYSGIIIKVVEGQEPLEAQLKRFQANLFQNIKKRKIKPDTLIASIRQLAVMTNAGISIYDSLSEIAESTDDQALEHVFGRLADDINSGHSLSASMENFRFELGNLTIAMVELGEKTGNLDESLYALADMLEEIRSNFIKFKKAMAYPRNVMIAMAIAFTILISFVVPKFKSIFDSLKVELPLPTQILLTLEHLFNNYGLYVIAGLFLSFSLFKYMIRNYTHIRFGWHKFLLKAYLIKNIIKFSTLNRFTLVFSELIRAGIPIAEALETAIGMIDNLPLKQKLLSVRRTVEKGGTLNSGLKDTKLFENMVIQMVRAGEDSGTLDTMIQKVAEYYKMRFDAIIDGLSDAIEPIMLVIIAAMVILLALGIFLPIWGMGAAVGG, encoded by the coding sequence ATGAAGTATTATGTTGCAACGATTCTTACAAAAGGTAAAAGAGAAGAAATTCCTCTTTATGCAAAAGATAAAAAAGAAGCAAATGATTATGCAAAGTTAAAATACTCTGGAATAATCATCAAAGTTGTAGAAGGTCAAGAGCCTCTAGAAGCACAACTAAAAAGGTTTCAAGCAAACTTATTTCAAAATATTAAAAAAAGAAAAATCAAACCAGATACACTAATAGCATCTATTAGACAACTTGCCGTTATGACAAATGCTGGTATTTCAATATATGATTCCTTAAGTGAAATAGCCGAATCAACAGATGATCAAGCATTAGAACATGTTTTTGGAAGGCTTGCAGATGACATAAACTCTGGTCATTCATTATCAGCTTCAATGGAAAATTTTCGTTTTGAATTAGGTAACCTTACAATAGCTATGGTTGAGCTTGGAGAAAAAACAGGTAATCTTGATGAGTCATTGTATGCTTTGGCTGATATGCTTGAAGAAATTAGATCTAATTTTATTAAATTTAAAAAAGCTATGGCATACCCAAGAAATGTAATGATTGCGATGGCTATAGCATTTACAATTTTAATATCTTTTGTTGTTCCAAAATTTAAATCAATTTTTGATTCATTGAAGGTTGAACTTCCACTACCTACTCAGATATTACTTACTTTAGAGCATTTATTTAATAATTACGGTCTTTATGTTATTGCTGGGTTATTTTTATCTTTCTCACTTTTTAAATATATGATTAGAAATTACACGCATATAAGATTTGGATGGCATAAGTTTTTACTCAAAGCATACCTTATTAAAAATATTATCAAATTCTCAACTTTAAATCGTTTTACCTTAGTTTTCTCTGAACTTATTCGTGCAGGTATTCCAATAGCTGAGGCATTAGAGACAGCAATTGGAATGATAGACAACTTACCATTAAAACAAAAACTGCTATCTGTTAGAAGAACAGTTGAGAAAGGTGGAACACTCAACAGCGGATTAAAAGATACAAAATTATTTGAAAACATGGTTATACAAATGGTAAGAGCTGGCGAAGATAGTGGTACTCTTGATACTATGATTCAAAAAGTTGCAGAATATTATAAAATGCGTTTTGATGCGATAATAGATGGTCTTTCAGATGCGATAGAGCCTATTATGCTTGTTATAATTGCTGCAATGGTTATTCTTTTAGCATTAGGTATTTTCTTACCAATCTGGGGAATGGGTGCTGCTGTTGGTGGATAA
- a CDS encoding GspE/PulE family protein, whose product MDRITTDLLANGSIMQGQVNRLLAKGLSSDLILRDITLSGFMTMDRLVRFIVEQIRNGIYELSIIENYDYIGEKEVLQKLSAGLDLFFLDLDAIDMDYQLISRIPFAQLKKFTFIPISQDDMSVTVAFCDPLNIEAEEAIQRLFPRKILKIACATKKQILSYLYKVELQNSVKDLIKKIRDELNSITTLEEQQEASSILLLIDVILKTCIRSRASDVHIEPTEKNCVVRARIDGKLTEVQIFDKDIYPPLASRLKLLANLDIAEKRKPQDGRFSTAVGDREFDFRISTLPILYGESIVMRVLDKEKALVKLEDAGMDTLSYNKLLKGLQEPFGIILVTGPTGSGKTTTLYGALNELRNVEDKVITVEDPVEYRMNLIQQVQVNPKVGLTFAAALRSILRQDPDKIMIGEIRDQETLEIAIKAALTGHMVISTLHTNDSISAIPRMVDMGIENYLISGALVAIQAQRLVRKICTKCKVIEKIPSSTLEDFEQYIPKKAIFYKGTGCKECNDTGYMGREMICEVLTITEAMSSLIAKGAPKDAMLAQAVEDGFIGIFENGIQKALDGITSLEEVLRVAKV is encoded by the coding sequence ATGGATAGAATAACTACTGATTTACTTGCAAATGGCTCAATTATGCAAGGTCAAGTTAATAGACTTTTAGCAAAAGGTTTAAGTTCTGACCTAATATTAAGAGATATAACACTATCTGGCTTTATGACTATGGACAGACTTGTTCGTTTCATAGTTGAACAAATAAGAAATGGTATCTATGAATTATCTATTATTGAAAACTATGATTATATCGGTGAAAAAGAAGTACTACAAAAACTATCAGCAGGTTTAGATTTATTCTTTTTAGACTTAGATGCTATCGACATGGATTACCAATTAATAAGTAGAATTCCTTTTGCTCAACTAAAAAAATTCACATTTATCCCTATTTCTCAAGATGATATGAGTGTAACAGTCGCTTTTTGTGATCCTCTAAATATTGAGGCAGAAGAAGCTATACAAAGACTCTTCCCTAGAAAAATATTAAAAATTGCTTGCGCAACAAAAAAACAAATCCTCTCTTATTTGTATAAGGTTGAATTACAAAACAGTGTAAAAGATTTAATCAAAAAAATTCGAGATGAGCTAAATTCTATTACTACACTAGAAGAACAGCAAGAAGCTTCATCTATTTTATTGTTAATTGATGTTATTTTAAAAACTTGTATTCGAAGCAGAGCGAGTGATGTTCATATAGAACCAACAGAAAAAAACTGTGTAGTACGAGCTAGAATAGATGGTAAACTTACAGAAGTACAAATATTTGATAAAGACATCTATCCACCTTTAGCATCTAGACTTAAACTTTTAGCTAATCTTGATATTGCTGAAAAAAGGAAACCTCAAGATGGTCGTTTTTCTACTGCTGTTGGAGATAGAGAGTTTGACTTTCGTATATCTACTCTTCCTATTCTTTATGGCGAGTCTATCGTTATGCGTGTACTTGATAAAGAAAAAGCACTTGTTAAACTAGAAGATGCTGGTATGGATACTTTAAGTTACAACAAGCTTTTAAAAGGTTTACAAGAACCATTTGGTATTATCTTAGTTACAGGACCTACTGGTAGTGGTAAAACAACAACTCTTTATGGTGCATTAAATGAACTTAGAAATGTAGAAGATAAAGTTATTACAGTTGAAGACCCTGTTGAGTATAGAATGAATCTTATTCAACAAGTTCAAGTAAATCCAAAAGTTGGTCTTACTTTTGCAGCTGCTCTTCGTTCAATTTTAAGACAAGATCCAGACAAAATTATGATTGGTGAAATTCGGGATCAAGAAACTTTAGAAATAGCTATTAAAGCGGCTCTTACAGGGCATATGGTTATCTCAACTCTTCACACAAATGACTCAATTAGTGCAATTCCTCGTATGGTTGATATGGGAATTGAAAATTATCTCATTAGTGGAGCATTAGTTGCTATTCAAGCACAAAGGCTAGTTAGAAAAATTTGTACCAAATGTAAAGTAATAGAAAAAATTCCATCATCAACACTAGAGGATTTTGAACAATATATTCCAAAAAAAGCAATTTTTTACAAAGGTACAGGATGTAAAGAATGTAACGATACTGGATATATGGGCAGAGAGATGATATGTGAAGTCTTAACTATAACAGAAGCTATGTCATCTCTGATTGCTAAAGGTGCTCCAAAAGATGCTATGCTTGCTCAAGCAGTAGAAGATGGTTTTATTGGAATATTTGAAAATGGTATTCAAAAAGCTCTGGACGGTATAACAAGTTTAGAAGAAGTATTAAGGGTGGCAAAAGTATGA